From the Opitutia bacterium genome, one window contains:
- the ald gene encoding alanine dehydrogenase, with product MIIGVPKEIKIGEKRVSMTPSLCRRVTSLGAKVIMEKNAGLTAGFTDDEYKAAGATFATSAAKVWKSADMILKVKEPLEAEFDLMQQGQTIFTYLHLAAGPALAKQLCKKGVLGIAYETVEGGDGQFPLLKPMSHIAGRLSIQVGAYFLQSQVGGSGVLLGGIPGTMPGHVVVVGAGNSGAHAVRMAAGMGARVTVLDLDTRKLEVMDQEYRGKVVTLVSNPANVEAEVASADLVIGAVLIPAAKAPIVVTKKMVKNMRPGSVIVDIAIDQGGCIEGIKYTSHEKPTYQEFGVNHYAVPNMPALVGRTSTLGLTQATEPYVAMIVQKGVERALNEHKGLAKGVNTRGGRIVYDEVAKAVGFDQA from the coding sequence ATGATTATCGGTGTCCCCAAAGAAATTAAGATCGGTGAGAAACGTGTTTCGATGACCCCCAGCCTTTGCCGCCGCGTCACCTCGCTCGGCGCGAAGGTCATCATGGAAAAGAACGCGGGCCTGACGGCCGGTTTCACCGACGATGAATACAAGGCCGCTGGCGCGACCTTCGCGACTTCCGCGGCCAAGGTCTGGAAGAGCGCCGACATGATTCTCAAGGTGAAGGAGCCGCTCGAGGCCGAGTTCGACCTCATGCAGCAGGGCCAGACGATCTTCACCTACCTGCATCTCGCCGCCGGCCCGGCGCTGGCGAAGCAGCTCTGCAAAAAGGGCGTTCTCGGCATCGCTTACGAGACCGTCGAGGGCGGCGACGGACAATTCCCGCTGCTCAAGCCGATGTCGCACATCGCCGGCCGTCTCTCGATTCAGGTCGGCGCGTATTTCCTTCAATCGCAGGTCGGCGGCTCGGGCGTGCTGCTCGGCGGCATCCCCGGCACGATGCCCGGCCACGTCGTCGTGGTCGGCGCGGGCAACTCCGGCGCGCACGCCGTCCGCATGGCCGCCGGTATGGGCGCGCGCGTCACGGTGCTCGATCTCGACACGCGCAAGCTCGAGGTCATGGACCAGGAATACCGTGGCAAGGTCGTCACGCTCGTTTCCAACCCCGCCAACGTGGAAGCCGAAGTCGCTTCGGCTGATCTCGTGATCGGCGCGGTGCTCATCCCGGCCGCCAAGGCTCCGATCGTCGTCACCAAGAAGATGGTGAAGAACATGCGCCCCGGCTCGGTGATCGTCGACATCGCGATCGACCAGGGCGGCTGCATCGAGGGCATCAAATACACCTCGCACGAGAAGCCGACCTACCAGGAGTTCGGCGTCAACCACTACGCCGTGCCGAACATGCCGGCGCTCGTCGGCCGCACCTCGACGCTCGGTCTCACGCAAGCCACCGAGCCCTACGTCGCGATGATCGTCCAGAAGGGCGTCGAGCGCGCGCTGAACGAGCACAAGGGCCTCGCCAAGGGCGTGAATACTCGCGGCGGCCGCATCGTTTACGACGAAGTCGCGAAGGCCGTCGGCTTCGATCAAGCCTGA
- a CDS encoding LemA family protein — protein MDRPLAPSLALLTGSLLLLAWSLHLRRRHRLLRDLPTTKTQGVFIGLVELKGTAEAEEPLRSFLAEAPCVRYGYTVEERWSRTVVEHYTDKDGKPQTRTRHESGWSTVASGGETIPFYLRDDTGVVLIRPDGARIETCPLFSETVSRGDALYYAKGPPGAVSDSDHVRRFSESGIPLHASLYIVGRARERADIVAAEIAHDRDAPLFLISCRSEERVLANYALGSWATWLFGLAASVGAGALLAPDVMPATPWVPAALGAALFLSLWGATWVWVVFNSLVGLRERVRQSWSLIEVELKRRHDLIPALVRVLDGLRTHEQSLQSALALLRAQQTATAPGVAGPEFGGLAATLRAVVEKYPELKTQSEFARLQTELVATEQRVALARTYYNDTATHFATRLEQVPDRWVARLGRMQPAPLLAASDFERAAVHVRLADSA, from the coding sequence ATGGACCGCCCGCTCGCCCCCAGCCTCGCGCTCCTTACCGGCAGTCTCCTGCTGCTCGCGTGGAGCCTGCATCTGCGGCGGCGGCATCGCCTGCTCCGGGACTTGCCCACGACGAAGACCCAGGGCGTCTTCATCGGTCTCGTCGAACTCAAGGGGACGGCGGAGGCGGAAGAACCGCTCCGCAGCTTCCTCGCCGAGGCTCCTTGTGTGCGCTACGGCTACACCGTCGAGGAGCGCTGGTCGCGGACCGTCGTCGAGCACTACACCGACAAAGACGGCAAGCCGCAGACGCGCACGCGCCACGAAAGCGGCTGGTCGACCGTCGCGAGCGGCGGCGAGACAATCCCATTTTACCTGCGGGACGACACGGGCGTCGTCCTGATCCGCCCCGACGGCGCGCGAATCGAAACCTGTCCCCTGTTTTCGGAGACCGTGTCCCGCGGCGACGCCCTCTACTATGCGAAAGGACCGCCCGGAGCGGTCTCGGACTCCGACCACGTGCGTCGCTTCTCCGAATCAGGGATCCCGCTCCACGCGAGTCTCTACATCGTCGGCCGCGCACGCGAACGCGCGGACATCGTCGCAGCGGAGATCGCGCACGACCGTGACGCGCCGCTCTTTCTCATCAGTTGCCGGAGCGAGGAGCGCGTGCTCGCCAACTACGCGCTCGGCTCCTGGGCCACGTGGCTCTTCGGCCTGGCCGCGTCGGTAGGTGCCGGCGCGTTGCTCGCGCCGGATGTCATGCCGGCAACGCCGTGGGTGCCGGCCGCGCTGGGCGCCGCGCTATTCCTGTCGCTGTGGGGAGCAACCTGGGTTTGGGTCGTGTTTAACAGCCTGGTCGGATTGCGCGAAAGGGTTCGCCAAAGCTGGTCGCTGATCGAGGTGGAGCTCAAACGCCGCCACGATTTGATCCCGGCGCTGGTGCGGGTGCTCGATGGCCTGCGCACGCACGAGCAGTCGTTGCAGTCCGCTCTGGCGCTCCTGCGCGCGCAGCAGACCGCCACGGCGCCCGGTGTGGCCGGACCAGAATTCGGCGGATTGGCGGCAACATTGCGCGCGGTCGTGGAAAAGTATCCGGAGCTGAAGACGCAGTCCGAATTCGCGCGGCTTCAAACCGAGCTCGTAGCCACCGAGCAGCGCGTCGCGCTCGCGCGCACCTACTACAACGACACCGCGACGCATTTCGCCACACGTTTGGAGCAGGTGCCCGATCGCTGGGTGGCGCGCCTCGGACGGATGCAACCCGCGCCCTTGCTCGCCGCGAGCGACTTCGAACGCGCCGCGGTGCACGTCCGCCTCGCCGACAGCGCCTGA
- a CDS encoding dihydrofolate reductase — protein MPKPINLIVACAKNRVIGRDRRLPFDIPEDKAWFHDKTAGTTVVLGRICYETWPRVRQDGRVPVVITSSATVAAPGVHVARDVTTALAIAQTLPGEIMVCGGQRIYEETLPICDRLLLTLVHADVPGDTFFPEWRHLAWRETWRKESADANYRYTFSVLERAR, from the coding sequence ATGCCGAAACCGATCAACCTCATCGTTGCCTGCGCCAAGAACCGCGTGATCGGTCGCGACCGGCGCTTGCCGTTCGATATTCCCGAGGACAAGGCGTGGTTCCACGACAAGACCGCCGGCACGACGGTGGTGCTGGGTCGCATTTGCTACGAAACCTGGCCACGCGTGCGGCAGGACGGTCGCGTGCCGGTCGTGATCACTTCGAGCGCCACGGTGGCGGCGCCGGGCGTGCACGTCGCGCGCGACGTGACGACGGCGCTAGCGATCGCGCAAACGCTCCCGGGTGAAATCATGGTCTGCGGCGGCCAGCGCATCTACGAGGAAACGTTGCCGATCTGCGATCGACTGTTGCTCACACTCGTGCACGCCGACGTGCCGGGTGATACGTTCTTCCCCGAGTGGCGCCACCTCGCCTGGCGCGAGACATGGCGCAAGGAAAGCGCCGACGCAAACTACCGCTACACGTTCAGCGTCCTCGAACGCGCGCGTTAG